In the genome of Paenibacillus pabuli, one region contains:
- a CDS encoding helix-turn-helix domain-containing protein → MRKSKTFTNIFVSILLLSIGLVVGFGSYIYVSTTKSVIERVSEGHQSLILQVRNTLEQKIQTIEYAFATYSTTPSFRKVINSPLSGQDYEAYRELNSQLGYIATMGLDGVQYSLVSLKQNWSLSNGSLTRITDEEKQQMQALFADPEGNNLYWTKTKEGLRLLHALPMYSKDKEAIAMSDISLRTLNQSLQTQSDAPIYILNKQGELLYAALTEQSPISAEQMSLISKQMVNEPPSGQITIPDVSGDSIMGLYARSTYNGWTYITLPNQKEVSQALSSTRLGLIVMGAVIMALMIILAYIIALRLAKPVLQIQHSLGGRAERTVRDEVGWIIQSIHSIVSEKQHLEQLIHLEKPKLETQFVLNVLQNRLTREEIHSYLERFAYTKMHNEKYATMLIQIDRPGKGSLADKDTLLLAVNQLVQEIIPPSQRMLPVVLNERTQATILSFASNSSDKREVMMQYAKRVIQLSREYWSASVSVGFSGLYEDLMNTREACDMSLEALYQRLKLGKESVIFYEDILRVGNGPTLLHYPTELESRLFDAIRLGDKEEVTRTLYPLLADMMKHSLNPMNLEITLIRFVNNLIQLEQLIGTDVLLTQSNGTLYHRLLHTLNPEEVEHILVHEVIYPMVDSMQERASQQFRTLADRMASIVRTEYDQDLSLESISERLHYTPNYLSSIFRKEYNMTFSEYLMNIRLDVARKWLVDTNMPIKDIAERLGYQNSQNFIRTFRKKENLTPGAYRRLRMDS, encoded by the coding sequence ATGCGAAAGAGTAAAACATTTACGAATATCTTTGTCTCGATCCTACTCCTTAGCATTGGACTCGTTGTAGGTTTTGGGAGTTATATCTATGTTTCAACTACAAAATCTGTAATAGAGCGTGTAAGCGAAGGGCACCAAAGCTTAATTCTGCAGGTGAGAAATACACTGGAACAAAAAATTCAAACCATTGAATATGCATTTGCCACGTACAGCACGACGCCATCGTTTCGTAAGGTCATTAACAGTCCATTAAGCGGGCAAGATTATGAAGCTTACCGGGAACTCAATTCTCAGTTAGGGTATATTGCGACGATGGGGCTTGATGGCGTGCAGTATTCGCTTGTTAGTCTGAAGCAGAATTGGAGCCTGTCTAACGGATCGTTAACACGAATTACAGATGAAGAGAAGCAACAGATGCAAGCCTTATTTGCTGACCCTGAAGGCAATAACCTCTATTGGACCAAAACAAAGGAAGGTCTTCGTTTGCTGCATGCTTTGCCGATGTATTCTAAGGACAAAGAAGCAATTGCCATGTCGGACATCTCTTTGCGAACTCTGAATCAATCCCTACAGACACAATCAGATGCTCCGATCTACATTTTGAACAAACAGGGTGAATTGCTCTATGCAGCTTTAACCGAACAAAGCCCTATATCTGCTGAGCAAATGAGCTTAATCAGCAAACAAATGGTTAATGAGCCTCCTTCGGGACAGATTACAATTCCCGATGTATCGGGTGATTCAATCATGGGTTTGTATGCCCGTTCTACTTATAATGGGTGGACTTATATCACACTTCCGAATCAAAAAGAAGTCAGTCAGGCTCTATCATCAACCCGTTTGGGTTTAATTGTAATGGGTGCCGTCATTATGGCTCTGATGATCATTCTTGCATACATTATAGCTTTACGGCTTGCCAAGCCCGTTCTTCAAATTCAGCATAGTCTTGGCGGACGTGCTGAGAGAACGGTCAGGGACGAGGTCGGTTGGATCATTCAGTCGATCCATTCTATTGTTTCAGAGAAACAACATCTCGAACAGCTTATCCATCTTGAAAAGCCTAAACTTGAAACACAATTTGTTCTAAATGTACTACAGAATAGGTTAACCAGGGAAGAGATCCATAGCTATCTCGAACGATTCGCGTATACGAAGATGCACAACGAGAAATATGCGACCATGTTGATTCAGATTGACCGTCCCGGGAAAGGCTCGCTGGCTGACAAAGATACACTGCTGTTGGCCGTTAATCAGTTAGTGCAGGAGATCATCCCCCCGTCCCAACGGATGTTACCCGTCGTGTTGAATGAACGGACTCAAGCAACGATATTATCCTTTGCTTCCAATTCTTCTGACAAGCGAGAAGTGATGATGCAATATGCCAAAAGGGTTATCCAATTGTCACGCGAGTATTGGTCCGCTTCAGTTAGTGTGGGCTTTAGTGGGCTTTATGAAGACCTAATGAATACACGAGAAGCCTGTGATATGAGTCTTGAAGCATTGTACCAGCGCCTTAAACTAGGTAAAGAGTCGGTTATTTTCTATGAGGATATCTTACGTGTTGGCAACGGGCCAACCTTACTTCACTACCCTACAGAGCTGGAGAGCCGGTTGTTCGATGCCATACGTCTTGGTGACAAAGAAGAGGTGACACGTACGTTATACCCGCTGTTAGCGGATATGATGAAGCATAGCCTTAATCCAATGAATCTGGAGATTACATTGATTCGATTCGTGAACAATTTGATTCAGTTGGAGCAGCTCATTGGTACGGACGTGTTGCTTACACAGAGTAACGGCACATTGTATCATCGACTGCTGCACACGCTGAATCCGGAAGAAGTTGAGCACATTCTTGTTCACGAGGTCATCTATCCTATGGTAGATAGTATGCAGGAGAGAGCCAGCCAACAGTTTCGCACACTTGCAGATCGTATGGCGTCTATTGTGCGTACGGAATACGATCAGGACTTGTCGCTGGAATCCATAAGTGAACGATTGCATTATACGCCGAACTATCTAAGTAGCATTTTCCGTAAAGAATACAATATGACCTTTAGCGAGTACTTAATGAATATCAGACTTGATGTAGCAAGGAAATGGTTGGTGGACACGAACATGCCCATTAAAGATATAGCCGAACGACTGGGATATCAGAATTCTCAGAACTTTATACGTACTTTTCGAAAAAAAGAGAATCTCACCCCTGGTGCATATCGAAGGTTGCGGATGGATAGCTGA
- a CDS encoding helix-turn-helix transcriptional regulator encodes MLPFYEIRKDELSVIRNLKEISFPPHMHGYLEILYVISGSQRIEVNDQTYDLYEGDAAMIFPDMVHHYETTGHSSTSEVLIIVHPKLLGGLFPDLTRFHPKNPIITKPYIHEDVAVAFEKVKRDDDYAIKLGWTHIIIAHLVREIEFEQVQQLPVQDLSKKLMEYLATHFTEPITLDTLASEFNVSKYYISRIFSKRFKMNLRNYLSMLRVEYASMLIRTTDASLTTVWMNAGFDSQRTFNRVFQAIYGMTPRDFKSNVNNYLR; translated from the coding sequence ATGTTACCTTTTTATGAGATTCGTAAGGATGAATTATCGGTTATCCGGAATTTGAAGGAGATTTCTTTCCCTCCACATATGCATGGGTATCTTGAAATTCTATATGTCATTTCAGGGTCTCAACGAATTGAAGTGAATGATCAAACGTATGATTTGTACGAAGGTGATGCAGCAATGATATTCCCTGATATGGTTCACCATTACGAAACAACTGGGCATTCCTCTACGAGTGAGGTGTTAATTATTGTCCATCCCAAGCTCTTAGGCGGTCTGTTTCCTGATCTGACTCGCTTCCATCCCAAGAATCCCATTATCACTAAACCATATATTCATGAAGATGTTGCTGTCGCTTTTGAGAAAGTGAAGCGGGATGATGATTATGCCATTAAGCTTGGTTGGACTCACATCATCATCGCGCATCTAGTACGCGAAATTGAATTTGAACAAGTACAGCAACTACCCGTACAGGATTTATCCAAGAAGCTGATGGAATACTTAGCAACACATTTCACCGAGCCCATCACCTTAGACACTCTTGCCTCCGAGTTTAACGTAAGTAAATATTATATCTCTCGTATCTTCTCCAAGCGATTCAAGATGAATCTGCGAAACTATCTATCGATGCTTCGGGTAGAGTATGCTTCCATGTTAATTCGTACAACTGATGCGTCTCTGACAACGGTGTGGATGAATGCAGGATTCGATAGCCAGCGTACATTTAATCGGGTGTTCCAGGCTATTTATGGAATGACACCACGAGATTTTAAGAGTAATGTGAATAATTATTTAAGGTGA
- a CDS encoding TetR/AcrR family transcriptional regulator: MNSELQSASPKIPREELNRRRILAAARELFIKNGVDNVNMHQIAKTAGVGQASLYRRYSDKGDICLEIACEEYQPLFDEVQAFLDQSPETAALDRLYHVIVRYVSFLEAKVPWLCEVGRASTGHRPLQSPLCQWMRNISRNLLNEAVEQGDVSGVDIPYTIEALLAVLHNIDYHLQDEGFTSQRVLDGLQRIFIEGIKAHRR; encoded by the coding sequence GTGAATTCAGAATTGCAATCTGCCTCTCCGAAAATTCCCAGAGAGGAGTTAAACCGAAGACGAATTTTGGCGGCAGCTAGAGAACTTTTCATCAAAAACGGTGTTGACAATGTCAATATGCATCAGATTGCGAAGACTGCTGGAGTAGGTCAAGCAAGCCTATACCGCCGCTACTCGGATAAGGGCGACATCTGTCTGGAGATCGCGTGTGAAGAGTACCAACCCTTGTTTGATGAAGTTCAAGCATTTCTTGATCAATCCCCAGAAACCGCTGCCTTGGACCGGCTTTACCATGTAATAGTAAGATATGTTTCTTTTTTAGAGGCAAAAGTTCCTTGGCTCTGTGAGGTCGGTCGGGCCTCAACCGGTCATCGTCCGTTACAATCTCCGTTATGTCAATGGATGCGCAATATAAGCAGAAATCTGCTAAATGAGGCCGTTGAACAGGGAGACGTATCCGGGGTGGACATTCCATATACCATTGAAGCCCTGCTGGCCGTGCTTCACAATATCGATTACCATCTCCAAGATGAAGGTTTTACGAGCCAACGAGTTCTTGATGGATTACAACGCATATTTATTGAAGGTATAAAAGCTCATAGACGTTAA
- a CDS encoding amidase: protein MSKLNSQLSFAAIHELAEGIRTREISPVEITEHALHRIERLNPKLNVFVTQTAELAVEQAKQMERDIMHGRYKGPLHGIPIVHKDLYYTKGIRTTAGSKILNSFVPDYDSTVATKLHEAGTVLLGKVQTHEFAAGLTTTSPHFGPCLNPWNTELVTGGSSGGSASALAAGLAYLGTGSDTGGSIRIPAALCGVVGMKPTYGRVSRYGIIPMAWSLDHSGPLTRSVMDASLCLDVMSGFDPKDESTVDLPAPGIKMYPNGLRGVRIGLPTSYYYEDLMPEVEAAMKAAINKFRELGAEIIEVSLPMIKHVKSATMAIMMTEMYSNHEKWLETELEQYGPDVRMFLESSRDIPASIYLQSQRARQLIVNDFLNALSGIDILLTPTTPITAPRADDNASVFRLNSFTVPTNLTGLPSLSMPCGFSPSGLPINMQLIGRPFEEATVLGIGNTYEMNTDWHKRHPDL from the coding sequence ATGAGTAAATTAAATTCCCAACTGTCCTTTGCTGCTATTCATGAGCTGGCCGAAGGGATCCGAACAAGGGAAATATCCCCGGTAGAGATTACAGAACATGCGCTTCATCGCATCGAACGTTTGAATCCGAAACTGAACGTTTTCGTTACCCAGACGGCCGAGCTGGCGGTTGAACAAGCGAAGCAAATGGAACGCGATATTATGCATGGTCGGTACAAAGGGCCCCTTCACGGGATTCCCATCGTTCATAAGGATCTATATTACACGAAAGGGATCCGAACAACTGCCGGTTCAAAAATATTGAACAGCTTCGTCCCCGATTACGATTCGACGGTTGCAACTAAGCTACATGAGGCTGGCACGGTTCTGCTGGGCAAAGTACAGACTCACGAGTTCGCTGCGGGATTAACAACAACTAGCCCGCACTTCGGTCCTTGCCTCAATCCGTGGAACACTGAACTTGTAACGGGAGGTTCAAGCGGCGGCTCGGCTTCTGCTTTGGCGGCTGGACTTGCTTATCTGGGCACAGGCTCGGATACCGGAGGCTCGATCCGCATACCCGCCGCCTTGTGCGGCGTCGTAGGGATGAAGCCGACGTACGGTCGGGTCAGTCGGTATGGTATCATTCCAATGGCCTGGTCACTGGACCACTCAGGTCCGTTGACCCGAAGCGTCATGGATGCGTCCCTGTGCTTGGATGTGATGTCAGGCTTCGATCCGAAGGATGAATCGACGGTCGATCTGCCTGCGCCAGGTATCAAGATGTATCCGAATGGTCTCAGGGGGGTACGTATCGGATTGCCGACAAGCTACTATTACGAGGATTTGATGCCGGAAGTGGAAGCCGCGATGAAGGCCGCTATCAATAAATTCCGAGAACTGGGAGCGGAAATCATCGAAGTCAGCCTGCCCATGATCAAACATGTTAAAAGCGCGACGATGGCCATTATGATGACGGAAATGTACTCGAACCACGAGAAGTGGCTTGAGACAGAATTAGAACAGTATGGTCCGGATGTCCGAATGTTTCTTGAAAGCAGCAGAGATATTCCGGCTTCCATTTACCTCCAGTCTCAGCGGGCCCGACAACTAATTGTCAATGATTTTTTGAATGCATTGTCCGGAATCGACATCCTGTTGACGCCGACAACACCGATCACCGCGCCGCGTGCAGATGATAATGCTAGTGTATTCAGATTGAACTCATTTACGGTTCCGACCAATTTGACCGGCTTGCCTAGCCTGAGCATGCCTTGCGGATTCTCACCTTCCGGTCTGCCGATTAATATGCAATTGATTGGCCGCCCCTTCGAAGAAGCGACAGTACTAGGTATCGGCAATACTTATGAGATGAATACCGACTGGCACAAGAGACATCCGGATTTGTAA
- a CDS encoding MFS transporter — translation MDTQSMALSGNERKLMGTLCLLIIFGNINMTMFNLAIPSISADFALTSSQVSWVMVGYSILMAIGAGTYGKLTESFSFRQLYIIGLILFAFGSMIGFFAASYLQVIIGRLLQAAGASSISPLSYAAVTLYFKPAVKGRVLGTLSATIAFASGFGPVFGGFVEQYFGWRALFILSSLSLFVIPLVFKYVPSKKHDRGSFDYLGAVLFSAGLALVLLGVTNYWFMLIAGAAVLLWFGIHIQKKEHPFIDASFMKNVPYRRILGIGFLTFVCNTGLTFTLPVMMKNAFHLPTSKIGLLMLPGAACAALLGSRIGGWTDRFGSSRVLVISQSLVIGGFILLGVSVHLPPWIDALLIIILMIGFNGVLTSSSNLVSTTLRSAELGVGMGIFTLAYLLGGAFGPALVGRLIDLKMPFSVVYFTIGLLAILTYLFARKTNPSGSYGN, via the coding sequence ATGGATACTCAATCAATGGCTTTATCTGGAAATGAGCGGAAATTAATGGGGACACTTTGCTTGCTCATTATTTTCGGAAACATCAATATGACTATGTTTAACTTGGCTATACCGTCGATTTCCGCTGACTTTGCCCTGACCTCCTCGCAGGTGAGCTGGGTCATGGTCGGTTACAGCATTTTGATGGCTATCGGCGCCGGTACTTACGGCAAGTTAACGGAGTCCTTTTCCTTCCGTCAGCTGTATATCATTGGTTTAATCCTTTTTGCTTTCGGCTCTATGATCGGTTTCTTTGCAGCTTCATACTTGCAAGTCATCATTGGGAGACTGCTGCAAGCAGCAGGGGCCTCATCCATCTCTCCCCTGTCTTATGCGGCAGTAACCCTATATTTTAAGCCTGCCGTCAAGGGACGGGTACTGGGAACGTTATCCGCCACAATTGCCTTTGCTTCCGGCTTCGGGCCTGTGTTCGGCGGTTTCGTAGAGCAATACTTTGGCTGGCGTGCTTTGTTCATCCTGTCCAGTCTAAGCCTATTTGTTATCCCTTTGGTATTCAAGTATGTTCCAAGCAAGAAACACGACCGAGGTTCATTCGATTATCTCGGAGCTGTTTTGTTCTCCGCCGGACTGGCGTTGGTATTGCTAGGGGTTACGAATTATTGGTTTATGCTCATTGCAGGAGCAGCAGTTCTTCTATGGTTCGGTATTCATATTCAGAAAAAAGAACATCCATTTATCGATGCATCTTTCATGAAAAATGTTCCTTACCGACGAATTCTAGGGATTGGATTTCTTACCTTCGTATGTAACACGGGGTTAACCTTTACTCTTCCTGTCATGATGAAGAACGCCTTTCATTTACCGACTAGCAAAATCGGTCTGCTGATGCTTCCCGGTGCCGCCTGCGCAGCCTTGCTCGGATCCCGGATCGGAGGCTGGACGGATCGTTTCGGAAGCTCCCGCGTGCTTGTCATATCGCAAAGTCTCGTCATCGGCGGATTTATACTGCTGGGTGTATCCGTACATTTGCCGCCATGGATCGATGCTTTATTGATTATTATCCTTATGATTGGATTCAACGGTGTCCTCACTTCTAGCAGCAATTTAGTTTCGACGACACTCCGTTCCGCTGAGCTGGGTGTGGGGATGGGTATTTTCACACTGGCCTATCTGCTAGGCGGAGCGTTCGGTCCTGCGCTGGTCGGACGACTGATTGATCTAAAGATGCCTTTTTCTGTTGTTTATTTTACCATTGGCCTGTTGGCAATCCTGACATACTTATTTGCAAGAAAAACAAATCCTAGCGGAAGCTATGGTAATTAG
- the aiiA gene encoding quorum-quenching N-acyl homoserine lactonase AiiA: protein MYVKKLYFLPVGECFLDQSAVNRTLVPGKLVGMPVWSFLLETTSGPILIDTGMPDSFINNPDYYKGTRREGRVVPNMSDGDSIVNVLKRVGYRPDDIQMVISSHLHLDHSGGNGHFRNTPILIQRAEYDAAIGNEDYSPLECRLPDLQYQIIEGDHELIPGVQIFFTPGHSPGHQSVLVTTEKSGPVLLTIDVAYTRDNFESNVPFLTFDQEMADKSIIRMQELIQDVRPSYVFLGHDRDQAQKCRTFPDFL from the coding sequence ATGTATGTCAAGAAGCTGTATTTTTTACCTGTAGGTGAATGTTTCCTAGATCAATCGGCTGTTAATCGAACCCTTGTCCCCGGGAAGTTAGTCGGAATGCCTGTGTGGTCTTTTCTGTTGGAAACGACCAGCGGTCCGATACTCATCGATACGGGAATGCCCGACTCTTTTATCAATAATCCCGATTACTACAAGGGGACTAGACGTGAAGGGCGCGTCGTCCCCAACATGTCGGACGGCGACTCGATCGTGAATGTGTTAAAGCGTGTCGGTTATCGACCTGACGATATTCAGATGGTCATTAGCTCCCATTTACACTTGGATCATTCTGGGGGAAACGGACATTTCCGCAATACACCTATCCTTATTCAAAGGGCAGAGTATGATGCGGCCATAGGCAACGAGGATTACTCTCCATTAGAGTGCAGGCTACCCGATTTACAATATCAAATCATTGAGGGTGACCATGAATTGATTCCGGGGGTTCAAATTTTCTTCACTCCGGGTCATTCCCCTGGGCATCAATCAGTCCTCGTCACAACAGAAAAGTCGGGTCCAGTCCTTCTGACGATTGATGTTGCTTATACTCGGGATAACTTCGAGAGTAACGTACCGTTCTTGACATTCGATCAAGAGATGGCTGACAAATCGATTATTCGCATGCAGGAGTTGATTCAGGATGTTCGGCCGTCCTATGTTTTCTTGGGACACGATAGAGATCAAGCGCAAAAATGCCGCACCTTCCCTGACTTCCTGTAA
- a CDS encoding MerR family transcriptional regulator translates to MLTIKDVTEITEIAAHTLRYYEKEGLLPHVKRNENGKRLYDEEDLSWIHFVTALRATGMPIAQIQKYVYLYKEGDSTISERKLMMLNHKKEIEQSIRDLYFNLDKINYKLALYDVLESQIERTSIKI, encoded by the coding sequence ATGTTGACTATAAAAGATGTTACTGAAATAACGGAAATAGCTGCACACACCCTCCGTTATTACGAAAAAGAGGGATTGCTCCCACATGTTAAAAGAAACGAAAATGGAAAGCGTCTATACGATGAAGAAGATCTAAGTTGGATACACTTTGTTACAGCACTTCGGGCTACAGGAATGCCTATTGCCCAAATTCAGAAATACGTTTACTTATACAAGGAAGGGGACTCCACAATTTCAGAACGAAAATTGATGATGCTCAATCATAAAAAAGAAATAGAGCAGAGTATAAGGGATCTCTATTTTAACTTGGATAAGATAAATTATAAGCTTGCTCTATATGATGTTTTAGAATCTCAAATTGAACGAACTAGTATTAAAATTTAG
- a CDS encoding SDR family NAD(P)-dependent oxidoreductase, translating to MKKKHFVHEATQTTISIVTGGSRGIGRNTAINIARHGGDVILTYRSQAEEAKSVVAEIEALGRKAIALQLDIENTSSFANFAETVGSVLETNWGGATFNHLVNNAGHGEMISFTKTTEAQFDSLFNVHVKGVFFLTQALLPLLADGGRIVNFSTGLTRVSYPGFSAYSAAKGAVEILSIYMAKELGHRGITVNTIAPGAIETDFLGGAVRDTPSYNDAFASMVPLGRVGVPDDIGPAVASLLDPDNRWVNAQRIEISGGQNI from the coding sequence ATGAAAAAGAAACATTTTGTACATGAAGCTACACAGACCACTATTTCAATCGTCACTGGCGGTAGTCGAGGAATTGGTCGTAATACTGCCATTAACATTGCACGACATGGTGGTGATGTCATTTTGACCTATCGTAGCCAAGCAGAAGAAGCAAAATCAGTCGTTGCTGAGATCGAAGCTCTAGGACGAAAAGCGATCGCTCTACAACTTGATATAGAAAACACATCCAGCTTCGCTAACTTTGCTGAAACGGTTGGTTCTGTTTTAGAAACGAATTGGGGCGGCGCCACTTTCAATCATCTGGTGAATAATGCCGGTCATGGCGAAATGATCAGCTTTACCAAAACAACAGAGGCTCAATTCGATAGCTTATTCAATGTGCATGTAAAGGGCGTGTTTTTCTTAACTCAAGCCCTACTGCCGCTTCTTGCAGATGGTGGTCGTATCGTTAACTTCTCAACGGGTCTTACTCGTGTTTCTTATCCCGGCTTCTCGGCTTATTCGGCAGCTAAAGGTGCAGTAGAAATTCTAAGCATCTATATGGCAAAAGAGCTCGGCCACCGCGGTATAACTGTTAATACGATTGCCCCTGGTGCAATCGAAACTGATTTTTTAGGCGGCGCTGTACGTGATACGCCATCTTATAATGATGCGTTTGCTTCGATGGTTCCTCTTGGTCGTGTGGGTGTACCTGACGACATTGGTCCTGCAGTTGCCAGCCTACTCGATCCTGACAATCGCTGGGTGAATGCACAGAGAATCGAGATATCTGGTGGCCAAAACATTTAA
- a CDS encoding VanZ family protein: protein MVNQRKILLTVTVLYTLFVLYFMFFAFGRGEASEHTSGYTFIFMPDNFISLPSPSDLLHPSLMSMVGFGNTIAFIPFGILIPWLYRVSFVRFISLFFIAILVLETIQALTFLGSFDINDALQNSIGAALGFGAYKLGFRYRSLGLNLVATAISGMVLFIALWGVGAAVDKITTKVEGPFTAINEWTDTSGHSSAGDKPDSILINGQKVTPDSNMYGAEGGDSRTFTYKSEGQTIFSFDYGCPEPTNYSGSISVTRDGNEILTGSGEDQRSNPDLFPSLFKIPLEPGDELKITIKGDMKAWDVGYTRMQYFWN, encoded by the coding sequence ATGGTCAATCAACGCAAGATTTTACTAACTGTAACCGTATTGTACACATTGTTTGTTCTTTATTTTATGTTCTTCGCTTTCGGCAGAGGAGAGGCTTCAGAGCATACTTCCGGCTACACCTTTATTTTTATGCCCGATAACTTCATTAGTTTGCCGTCTCCATCCGATCTTCTGCATCCCAGCCTCATGAGTATGGTGGGTTTCGGGAACACTATTGCGTTTATTCCTTTCGGTATATTGATTCCATGGCTGTACCGGGTCAGCTTCGTCCGGTTCATATCCTTATTTTTCATCGCGATTCTTGTGCTGGAGACGATCCAGGCCCTTACATTCCTGGGCAGCTTCGATATCAACGACGCTCTTCAGAATTCGATTGGAGCAGCCCTCGGTTTTGGGGCGTACAAGCTTGGTTTCCGTTACCGGAGCCTCGGGCTCAATCTGGTGGCAACGGCTATATCGGGTATGGTTCTTTTTATAGCTTTATGGGGAGTAGGGGCGGCGGTAGACAAAATAACAACAAAAGTAGAGGGCCCGTTTACGGCGATCAATGAATGGACGGATACTTCGGGCCATTCATCCGCCGGAGACAAGCCGGACAGCATCCTAATCAACGGACAGAAGGTGACGCCTGATTCAAACATGTATGGCGCTGAAGGCGGAGATTCCAGAACGTTCACGTACAAGTCTGAGGGGCAGACGATTTTCTCCTTCGATTACGGATGCCCCGAACCAACGAATTATTCCGGTAGTATCAGTGTTACTCGGGATGGCAATGAAATATTGACCGGCTCTGGAGAAGATCAGCGGAGTAATCCCGATCTATTTCCGTCGCTATTCAAAATCCCGCTTGAGCCGGGGGATGAGCTGAAGATCACAATTAAGGGCGACATGAAAGCATGGGATGTCGGGTATACGCGGATGCAGTATTTCTGGAACTGA
- a CDS encoding AraC family transcriptional regulator, producing MCIVTDSQLQASNQSKGLLDEERSRLARMILALVPYDGAFNQRIPGLLISRFSRIDSDTVNDFNSPSLLFEVQGAKVITVGQQVYTLNKSEMQLYLLII from the coding sequence ATGTGCATCGTAACCGATTCACAGCTGCAAGCGTCAAATCAGAGCAAAGGGCTGTTAGATGAGGAAAGATCCCGGCTGGCCCGAATGATCTTGGCCCTTGTCCCTTATGACGGCGCTTTTAACCAGCGCATTCCCGGATTGCTGATCAGCCGCTTTTCTCGGATCGATTCCGACACGGTAAATGATTTCAATTCCCCTTCCCTATTATTTGAAGTGCAAGGGGCAAAGGTCATTACGGTTGGTCAGCAAGTATACACCTTGAACAAATCAGAAATGCAGCTGTATCTACTCATTATTTAG
- a CDS encoding winged helix-turn-helix transcriptional regulator, whose translation MKTFFCELEVTLEVIGGKWKGLVLYYLIKGPKRTGELKRLVHNISQKMLIQTLRELETDGLIRRKMYNQVPPKVEYSTTELGQSLEPILRSLCDWGGNYAEQSFVPGEIEILYLD comes from the coding sequence ATGAAAACATTTTTCTGTGAACTGGAAGTTACACTTGAGGTTATCGGAGGAAAGTGGAAGGGGCTTGTTCTGTACTATTTAATAAAAGGACCTAAACGGACGGGAGAGCTTAAGCGACTCGTTCATAATATATCGCAAAAGATGCTGATTCAAACTCTTCGGGAACTGGAAACAGACGGATTAATTCGTAGAAAGATGTACAATCAGGTACCGCCTAAGGTGGAATATTCAACGACGGAACTGGGTCAATCACTTGAACCAATTTTGAGATCGCTTTGTGATTGGGGGGGGAATTACGCAGAGCAATCCTTCGTTCCGGGCGAGATTGAGATTTTGTATCTGGATTAA
- a CDS encoding SDR family NAD(P)-dependent oxidoreductase, with amino-acid sequence MGKFDGKVAVVTGGTSGIGLASAQQFVKEGAYVFITGRRQRELDEAVKQIGKNVTGVRGDISKSEDLDILFETVKREKGHLDILFANAGLGSLLPLGEITEAQYYKTFDVNVKGTIFTVQKALALFPNKRGSIILTGSTAGSTGMPAFSIYGASKAAIRQLVRSWILDMRGTEIRINILSPGTIVTPAYDELFGSELDHFLEQAKNDIPLGRVGQVEEISNAVMFLASNESSYMNGVELFVDGGVAQV; translated from the coding sequence ATGGGGAAATTTGACGGGAAGGTAGCAGTTGTTACCGGAGGTACAAGCGGCATCGGTCTCGCGTCGGCACAACAGTTCGTAAAAGAAGGGGCTTACGTTTTTATCACGGGACGCAGACAACGTGAACTGGATGAAGCAGTAAAGCAGATCGGAAAAAATGTTACAGGTGTCCGAGGTGACATATCTAAATCGGAAGATCTAGATATATTATTCGAAACAGTTAAGCGAGAAAAGGGACACTTGGACATTCTCTTTGCAAATGCCGGACTAGGGTCATTGCTTCCATTAGGAGAAATTACAGAAGCACAATACTACAAGACTTTCGATGTCAACGTGAAAGGAACCATCTTTACAGTACAAAAGGCATTAGCTTTGTTTCCAAATAAAAGAGGTTCGATTATTCTAACGGGATCCACTGCTGGCTCGACGGGGATGCCAGCGTTTAGTATCTATGGTGCATCCAAGGCAGCGATCAGACAGCTCGTTCGCAGCTGGATTCTTGATATGAGAGGGACCGAAATTCGTATAAACATCCTTAGTCCGGGAACAATCGTAACGCCGGCGTACGATGAGTTATTTGGCTCTGAACTAGATCATTTCCTGGAACAGGCAAAAAATGATATTCCGCTCGGCAGAGTGGGGCAGGTTGAAGAGATCTCCAATGCTGTCATGTTCCTAGCCTCTAATGAAAGCAGCTATATGAACGGCGTTGAATTATTCGTAGATGGCGGAGTAGCTCAAGTTTAA